aaaatattttattaaatatataatacaatgAATGTCatatcgaaaattaaaaatactatacCATCAAGAATTGCATAAATAAATCACATTACATTTTCAAAAGTAAACATAAATTCGAACCTTAGGACAGTTACGAACAACAAACATAGACCgacatgcaaaataaaaataataataataataatttttttcaacaatgaaaagaaaactaatTCTATTTTCAGTTTGGTGTTGGAACAGGGAAACCATAGAGCATCGTGTGGAAGAACTATTATTATTAAGCAGTGCATggttaaaattgttttaaatgtaattaatgaGGAAAAAAAAGGCAGTTTTCTGGTTCAAAGCTTCCAAGAAATTTAAGAGTAAAGAGCAGAACTAATTCCCCAACAGTGAATACCTGGTAACTAGAAAAGACgagaaaaaatggagaaaacAAAACTAGGAAGGCAAGAAGTTGTTTTTTTTGTTCCCTGTAAACATGGTAGCAACCCTTACCCAAATTTAgcagagaaaaaacaaaaagaagaccAAACAATGATGATATATGTTGTTTCTTTCATTCTTGTTCATGCATTACATTGTTAATCATAACGCAGTCTTTCCTCCGGCTCGCTGTGACAATGGAAGAAACCTCTGGATATACAGCCATTGCCGTCGACAAGGACAGGAACAGCCAACTTGCTGCAAAATGGGCAGTGGATCACCTGCTGAAACCCGGCTCCAAATGCTTCTTCGTTCATGTTTTAAAGAGTTTGCATCCGCGTAGGTATCCCTCTCTTTCGTCATGGTCATGATATACAATCCCTTTTGTCTATCGGTGACTATGGTTTAGCATGTGGTGTCCTTCTCAGCAATCTAAAAACTTTGTGCTGATACTTGCGGTCCatttcttcaatttattttatgttgtcTAGAGGAGATGGCAATGAGCAACAACATTACTTTTTTTCCCTGTTGCATTTGATATGTGttcttttgggattttttttcaGAGGAGTTTGAAGCCATACCTATGGAAGGTCGGCCGCCGTCTGAAGCTGAGATGCAACTCTACTTCCTTTCTTGCCGAGGATACTGCTCTCGAAAAGGGGTAATTTCGTTAGCAAATTAGTCTCTCAAGCCTGAAATTTTTTCTCTTGTCATCGGGTTTGATGCAAGTGGATATAAATGCCATTTTGAAGAAGCTGATTTTCATGAACACTGGGACATTTTCAGATTGAATCACATGAGATGGTCCTCCATGGCATTGATGTTCCAAGTACTCTGGTTGACTACATCAACAACAACGACATTGGAAATATCATTGTTGGTGCTTCCAGCCGGAATGTTCTTACAAGGTCTTCTccctctctctctttctctctcaaGAATATTATTCAATAATGTCATTTTCCTccagaaaataaatgaaaccgGCTCAATAGGAACCACTATTTTGGAAGAGTAATAAGGCTCCAGTGTGAGTTATGAGAATTAGAAGTGCATGCATGATTTATTGGTCACCAGATACGGATAGAGTCTGTAGGACTTGCTAACTGATATTTGTTCTTTGAATTTATGTAAATGACATGGGGTAGTATGAACTCAGCAACATAAAAGCAAGATAAAACAAACTCTTATTTGCAGGTCAGAATAAAGAACAGAAATTCATTGCAGAAAATTGTAGTAAATTTTTTCGGCAATTACTAGTACTAGATATATTCCCCGCACATGATTGTTTCTCCTAGTAAAACTGTTTGGTATCAAGCAGTCCAAGGGTGTGGGTGTGGTTCGTGTTTTCCTAACATCATTCTGGAAATTGTCTTTTCAGGAAACTTAGAAATCCAGATGTGCCAACCAGCTTGCTCAAACTTGCACCAGAATCTTGTGGAGTATATGTCATATTGAAAGGAAAAGTTCAGGCTTCCCGATTAGCAAGCAGGTCTCAGAAATCCGAAGACAGCAAAAGCACAAACCCACACAAGTCACAGCATCTGAAAGCGCTTCTGTCCACACGTACATATGATAACTCAGAGATTGAAGACATAAGCAGGAGCAGGTAACATGAAATATACCACATTTCTTCTTGGTGGGCTATTAATTAACTGATGCAAAGTCAAAACTAACATCTCCCTAAGTTCCTAGGCCCACTATATGAGTATCAACATTAGAACTACTGAAATATATCACCATGATGTCTTAGACCTTGAGAGTTAAGACAGAAAAAGTAAGCAAGGCCTGTGACATTTATTGCATAATTTTCATCCATGGTTTAGATGCAACAGAATCTCAACAAGTTCCATTTCGGAAAATGTCACTTAAGGCTTCCATTTTTCCAGGGGGAatgaatttcatatatcattgcCGAAAGTAAATTAGAATTATCAACCAATGTTAATAAGATAGTACTAAGAAGCTAGGATGAAAAAAGTGAAATGATCTCACCTTCTTCTCTATGAAGAATTTTGCTAATAGTCCACTTCTTAATTTCCTGGATTGGGGTCTAAGCCTGTTGTTTTAGAACTCCAAGTATTTACTCACACCACTAGCATTGATGCAGATCCACATCCTCCCATTTCAATGGCTCGTCTTCACTGACTCGTACTAGCTCACAAAGAACTGTTTCAAGCAGTAAAGGCAGAAGTAGCGGAATAACTTCTGATAGAGTCAATGATTCCTTTCAAGTAAGACCATGTGAGAATTTGAAGACAAATAAACAAGTTACATCACCTAAAGCTTCAAAGAGAAGTAAAATACCAGATTCTCTTCATAGAATTTCCATAACAGAGAGAACAGATTTTTCAGGGCCACCAAGTTGCAGATCAACTGACATATCTAGTCACGGTTCAGAAAGTACAGCTTACAATTCCAGTTCTTTGGCCTCCCTGACTCCCGTGAGTATATTGTGATAAATTCATTTAGGAATTATGTTTGGACAAACATCAAAACATACAATGACTTCCTGAAATAACTTGTTGGCTCAAGTTTTTATGCAACAAGATCCAATTTCCATCTTgtttgatttgttttctagtagaTCTAACAATATTTTTACTGGCTGCTAACCTTCTGGGAGAGGTTTACAGGAAAGGAGTTCTCCAGAATCTAAAAGCCTGCACATCTATTATATGTAGCCTTCAATTAGTTTAGCTTATTGAGCTTTTTTCTCtctaaaatggatgaaattcaAGATAGCATTACATTACAAATATGTAAACTATGGTTGCCTGATTACCATGAATACAGTGACTGGTGCGCTTCAGTCCAAAATGAATCTGTCTTCCTATGGCCTAAATATATGTTCCAATTCCTTATTTTATGAGTCCATTACCATATTATTGAGACATATTTCATCTTTTCCATGGGTTACATAGCGAGGCTTGGAGGTTGAGATGAAGCGACTTCGAAAAGAATTAAAGAGATCCATGGATATGTTTAAATCAGTTTGCGAAGAAGCTGTTGTAGCAAAAGATAAGGTAAGATTGGATGTTTATGATCATATGTGATCTTATCAATAAAAACTTAGCAATATACTTCCAGTTTGCTTGACTGGGCCTTTTCTTTTCCCAGCTGAAGGAGCTTCAGGAATGGAAAGAAGCAGAAGAGCGCAAATTAGAGGAAGCCAAGCTTTCTGAGGAGGCAGCAGTGGCTTTGGCAGAGGCAGAAAGGGAAAAAACCAAGGCTGCTATGGATGCAGCACAGACAGCACAACGTTTAGCAGATATGGAGGCACGGAAGAGAAAACTCGCAGAATTGAAAGCCAATcaggaggaagaagaaaaacagaGAGCACTAGATAAGCTGGTTAACAATAAAGCTGCTTATAGAAAATACACCCTTGATGACATTGAAGCTGCGACAGATTACTTCGCGAGTGCACATAAGATTGGTGAAGGAGGATATGGGCCGGTTTTTAAAGCCACCCTTGACCATACTGCTGTAGCCATCAAGATCTTAAGGCCAGATATATCACAAGGACAGAAGCAATTCCAACAAGAGGTAACTATGCTTGTTAATCCTGTTTCCTAAGAACAATTAAACTTCATTGAATGTTACGGTGTCCCAAAACATTGGGTATCTCTTTTCTTGGTGAAGAAGTTTGAATCATCTCTTATAGTAAAACTCAAAGCTGCATTATAGGTAATCTGTCAATTGCAGTATATTTAAAACCACAGCTTCTATATATcacaataagaaataaaaaaaagtgccAGAAATGAATGAGGTGGGCATCATTTGACATTATAATGATAGCTGA
The sequence above is a segment of the Gossypium raimondii isolate GPD5lz chromosome 4, ASM2569854v1, whole genome shotgun sequence genome. Coding sequences within it:
- the LOC105778854 gene encoding U-box domain-containing protein 34, with protein sequence MGSESFLRLAVTMEETSGYTAIAVDKDRNSQLAAKWAVDHLLKPGSKCFFVHVLKSLHPQEFEAIPMEGRPPSEAEMQLYFLSCRGYCSRKGIESHEMVLHGIDVPSTLVDYINNNDIGNIIVGASSRNVLTRKLRNPDVPTSLLKLAPESCGVYVILKGKVQASRLASRSQKSEDSKSTNPHKSQHLKALLSTRTYDNSEIEDISRSRTVSSSKGRSSGITSDRVNDSFQVRPCENLKTNKQVTSPKASKRSKIPDSLHRISITERTDFSGPPSCRSTDISSHGSESTAYNSSSLASLTPRGLEVEMKRLRKELKRSMDMFKSVCEEAVVAKDKLKELQEWKEAEERKLEEAKLSEEAAVALAEAEREKTKAAMDAAQTAQRLADMEARKRKLAELKANQEEEEKQRALDKLVNNKAAYRKYTLDDIEAATDYFASAHKIGEGGYGPVFKATLDHTAVAIKILRPDISQGQKQFQQEVEVLSCMRHPHLVLLIGACPEYGCLVYEYMENGSLEDRLFRKDNTPSIPWKIRFRIAAEIATGLLFLHQTKPEPLVHRDLKPANILLDKNYVSKISDVGLSRLVPASIADGVAQYRLTAARGTFCYIDPEYQQTGMLGVKSDLYSLGVVLLQLLTSKPPVGLTVHIQEAIEKGTFAEMLDPTVPDWPVEEALSLAKLALQCCELRKRDRPDLDSVVLPELNRLRNLELQHEANNSEIQHEANNSEKVASKPPLHISVPEIRSQENQITERSGWQRLVSITRVWKSNILPSNRGVAGKSNRKPGEANCWSFVTCTGPPQQLRRAKSFSS